In Nymphaea colorata isolate Beijing-Zhang1983 chromosome 3, ASM883128v2, whole genome shotgun sequence, a genomic segment contains:
- the LOC116250112 gene encoding uncharacterized protein LOC116250112 isoform X2: protein MSHRYGYGCRYSSASKRHVNKLGMPSSMDPEMEKHLASMLIQEATTLRQQADKEGVHIYLQRPQQRSRPNSRFLSATVLGVQQANRVTEVNEMWRIREKELELNGQLKSSDGKSGHHRSPDHGHQKCHSADCCSTSSRTDRKRLDNNSDSPCISNSLVCSSGFSPEHDGALKEEELEDFLRSRAKRGRGSVGSRMDEPGPYLPSVRSNEKSVSPDSRLNKEWERHIFGPDKPSWLNVPQDKDDMDLSKLRKKAAKESNRSEKRKVKKSKKKKRR from the exons TTCTGCCTCCAAGCGTCATGTGAATAAATTAGGCATGCCCAGTTCAATGGACCCAGAGATGGAGAAGCACCTTGCATCAATGCTGATACAAGAGGCAACAACATTGCGTCAGCAGGCTGACAAGGAAGGAGTGCACATTTACTTGCAACGGCCTCAGCAAAGGAGTAGACCAAATTCTCGCTTTCTCTCTGCAACTGTTCTTGGAGTGCAACAAG CAAACCGTGTTACTGAAGTGAATGAAATGTGGAGGATCAGGGAGAAAGAATTGGAATTAAATGGCCAGTTAAAAAGTTCAGATGGTAAAAGCGGCCACCACAGATCCCCTGACCACGGTCACCAGAAATGTCACTCTGCTGATTGTTGCAGCACTTCATCAAGGACTGACAGGAAGAGGCTTGACAACAATAGCGATAGTCCCTGCATTTCAAATTCACTGGTTTGTAGCAGTGGCTTTTCACCAGAGCATGATGGTGCTCTGAAAGAAGAGGAGTTGGAGGACTTCTTGAGATCAAG GGCCAAGCGGGGAAGAGGTTCAGTGGGTTCAAGAATGGACGAACCTGGCCCCTATCTTCCATCTGTACGATCTAATGAGAAATCAGTATCTCCAGATTCAAGGCTAAACAAGGAGTGGGAACGCCACATATTTGGACCTGATAAGCCTTCCTGGCTGAATGTGCCCCAGGATAAAGATGATATGGATCTGTCTAAACTGAGAAAGAAAGCTGCAAAAGAATCCAATCGTTCTGAGAAACGGAAGGTtaaaaaaagtaagaagaagaaacgaCGTTAG